In the Magnolia sinica isolate HGM2019 chromosome 15, MsV1, whole genome shotgun sequence genome, one interval contains:
- the LOC131227555 gene encoding copper transporter 5: MMHMTFYWGRKVTLLVDSWKTDSWPSYLLTLLALFLFSAFYQYMENRRLRFKILSSSSSKPAPSSSPPSITTPLLYHTKNPARVASAILFGINSALGYLLMLAIMSFNGGVFIAVVVGLAVGYLIFRGSDEDLIVVENPCACA; this comes from the coding sequence ATGATGCATATGACCTTCTACTGGGGGAGGAAAGTAACTCTCCTGGTCGATTCGTGGAAGACCGATTCCTGGCCGAGTTACCTTCTCACTCTCCTCGCCCTCTTCCTTTTCTCCGCCTTCTACCAGTACATGGAAAACCGACGGCTCAGATTCAAGATcctctcttcctcctcctccaaGCCCGCGCCATcatcatccccaccgtccatcaccACCCCCCTCCTCTACCACACCAAGAACCCTGCTCGAGTCGCCTCTGCCATCCTCTTCGGTATCAATTCCGCCCTCGGATACCTCCTCATGCTCGCGATCATGTCCTTCAACGGTGGAGTCTTCATCGCCGTCGTCGTCGGCCTCGCTGTGGGGTATCTCATCTTTCGGGGCAGCGATGAGGATCTGATCGTCGTCGAGAATCCCTGCGCCTGCGCCTGA